Proteins encoded by one window of Clostridium cagae:
- a CDS encoding FkbM family methyltransferase, giving the protein MDMYLKNIRTIKDIKKYEKIVLFGAGQTSKETIRFLKDNNLICLFDSDSSKWGNKIDGYYVYSPSDISDIVDDNTAIVISCISNQYEISIELINKYNIKKDHIFSYTNKYCEDFVYDTKKIINNFNRIKKVIDLLEDNESKEYLKNSIICRLTRNPLYIKQNSNIKVPYEYSNIVLPKKGDVIIDCGAYIGDTAELFLKKLNEECKIYCIEPFEDSYDQLCSNVRLNNISNKVECLYNAVSNEKRTDYIRCNEDAEYVCANLKDNQGRLGNKINVDKIDNLFKNINQIDFIKMDIEGEEVNALNGASNVIRNMKPNMMISAYHLVEHIWEIPETIKNIDSSYKIYAGHQPKAPFEIEFYLKSNQK; this is encoded by the coding sequence ATGGATATGTATTTAAAAAATATTAGGACAATAAAAGATATAAAAAAGTATGAAAAAATAGTATTGTTTGGTGCTGGACAAACTAGTAAGGAAACAATTAGATTCTTAAAAGACAATAATCTAATTTGTTTATTTGATAGTGACTCAAGTAAATGGGGAAATAAAATTGACGGATATTACGTATATTCACCTTCAGATATATCTGATATAGTTGATGATAATACTGCAATAGTAATTTCGTGTATTTCAAATCAATATGAAATATCAATAGAATTGATAAATAAATATAATATAAAGAAAGATCATATATTCTCTTATACAAATAAATACTGTGAAGATTTTGTTTATGATACTAAAAAAATTATAAATAATTTTAACCGAATAAAAAAAGTTATTGATTTATTAGAGGATAATGAATCAAAGGAATATTTAAAAAATAGTATCATATGTAGATTAACACGTAATCCATTGTATATAAAACAAAATAGCAATATAAAAGTACCATATGAATATTCAAATATAGTATTACCTAAAAAAGGTGATGTTATTATTGATTGTGGAGCATATATAGGAGATACTGCAGAACTTTTTTTAAAAAAATTGAATGAAGAATGTAAAATATATTGCATTGAACCATTTGAGGATAGTTATGATCAATTATGTAGTAATGTTAGATTAAATAATATTTCTAATAAAGTTGAATGTTTATATAATGCAGTAAGCAATGAAAAAAGAACTGATTATATTAGATGTAATGAAGATGCAGAATATGTATGTGCAAATTTAAAAGATAATCAGGGAAGATTAGGTAATAAAATTAATGTTGATAAAATAGACAATTTATTTAAAAATATTAATCAAATAGATTTTATAAAAATGGATATTGAGGGTGAAGAGGTTAATGCTTTAAATGGAGCCAGTAATGTAATAAGGAATATGAAACCTAATATGATGATTTCTGCATATCACTTAGTTGAACATATATGGGAAATACCAGAAACTATTAAAAATATTGATTCAAGCTATAAAATATATGCAGGACATCAACCTAAAGCGCCGTTTGAGATTGAATTTTATCTAAAAAGTAATCAAAAGTAA
- a CDS encoding NAD-dependent epimerase/dehydratase family protein has protein sequence MKKILVTGSNGFIGKNLVEGLSKDYRVFALKRDELDLLKKEEVHKYLNKNKFDIIIHSANQNSTRNTLVSEYEILDRNLKMFFNLESCKNYYGKMYYFGSGAEYDINNYVPMMQEEYFGKFIPSDPYGFSKYIMSKIAEQDNNIYDLRLFGVFGKYEEWERRFISNAICRCIYDLPITIKQNVYFDYLYVGDLVKIMKWFIENTPAMKHYNLCTGNRIDLSTIANKVLNISGKNLEILIKERGLKKEYTGNNARLLSEINNIKFTHIDTSIKTLYDYYSKNIGEIDIRKINV, from the coding sequence ATGAAAAAAATACTAGTAACAGGTAGTAACGGATTTATTGGAAAAAATTTGGTTGAGGGTTTATCAAAAGATTATAGAGTTTTTGCACTAAAAAGAGATGAACTTGATTTATTAAAAAAGGAAGAAGTTCATAAATACTTAAATAAAAATAAATTTGATATAATTATTCATTCTGCCAATCAAAATTCTACTAGAAATACTTTGGTATCAGAATATGAAATATTAGATAGAAATTTAAAAATGTTTTTTAATTTAGAATCTTGTAAAAATTATTATGGTAAAATGTATTATTTTGGTTCAGGTGCCGAATATGATATAAATAATTATGTACCTATGATGCAAGAAGAATATTTTGGAAAGTTTATTCCAAGTGATCCTTATGGATTTTCTAAGTATATAATGTCTAAAATAGCAGAACAAGACAATAATATTTATGACTTAAGATTATTTGGGGTATTTGGTAAATATGAAGAATGGGAACGTAGATTTATTTCTAATGCAATATGCAGATGCATATATGATTTACCTATAACAATAAAACAAAATGTATACTTTGATTATTTATATGTTGGTGATTTGGTTAAAATAATGAAGTGGTTTATTGAAAATACACCAGCTATGAAACACTATAATTTATGCACAGGAAATAGAATAGATTTATCGACTATAGCTAATAAAGTTCTAAATATATCCGGTAAGAACTTAGAGATATTAATTAAAGAGCGTGGATTAAAAAAAGAGTATACAGGAAATAATGCAAGATTATTAAGCGAAATTAATAATATTAAATTTACACATATAGATACTTCAATAAAAACATTATATGATTATTATTCTAAGAATATTGGAGAAATTGATATAAGGAAAATAAATGTTTAA
- a CDS encoding glycosyltransferase, whose translation MIKNQSIARQMLEIIDTLIEEAESLHKTAKEHDFITFENIYTDMHDLINSIYNIIINIKNEENALISMDIACESVQDSLNRIIMLSKTRSQKLLDKIEFELIPFLQDVYLQLYFWGCVYPDKEKMKYYYNNEMKKLSSNKYINESEDKGKYKYELSIIVQGYNKLEYTKLCIESLLKFLPNDINYELILLNHGSTDGTKEYFESIAPTKQVDIMKNGSFVSVIHRIIEGKYYLLISNDVLVTKNAISNMIKCMESDENIAWIVPSTPNVSNYQTINSNYTDMDKMYKFASDNNVSNSYRWEQRPRLCNPIDLCRSKSFLSTNGICLAGYFHSTTFFSFPDDKLSLLLRRNDYKMILAKDVYCYHFGSITINDDIAKYKDKNGNIGGQAFLNEGKQEFYNAFGIDPWGTGCCFNEELFKYLPCNDTKHVDVLGINCGIGSNPLKVKESIKEIAHNLDVTIYNITDEENYIEDLKGISNVAEYINSCEDIDRIFTGKKFKYIIFESKIETYKDPLLIISELKKRLVEDGIIGIKTLDKNLQINIKSNFLNSIQSDEWIILR comes from the coding sequence ATGATTAAAAATCAATCTATAGCTAGGCAAATGCTTGAAATAATTGATACTCTTATAGAAGAAGCAGAATCCTTACATAAAACTGCTAAAGAACACGATTTTATTACTTTTGAGAATATTTATACCGATATGCATGATTTAATTAATAGCATATATAATATAATAATTAATATAAAAAATGAAGAAAATGCACTTATTAGCATGGATATTGCATGTGAAAGTGTACAGGATTCATTGAATAGAATTATAATGTTATCCAAAACTAGATCACAAAAGCTTTTGGACAAAATAGAATTTGAATTAATTCCTTTTTTACAAGATGTGTATTTACAATTATATTTTTGGGGATGTGTTTATCCAGATAAAGAAAAAATGAAATATTATTATAACAATGAAATGAAAAAACTGTCTTCAAATAAATATATTAATGAATCAGAAGATAAAGGAAAATATAAATATGAACTTTCTATTATTGTACAAGGATATAATAAGCTAGAATATACGAAGTTATGTATTGAAAGCTTATTAAAGTTTTTACCTAATGATATAAATTACGAGTTAATATTATTAAATCATGGTTCAACAGATGGTACAAAAGAATATTTTGAATCAATTGCTCCTACTAAGCAAGTCGATATAATGAAAAATGGTAGTTTCGTTTCTGTAATACATAGAATTATAGAAGGAAAATACTATTTATTAATTAGTAATGATGTGTTAGTTACTAAAAATGCTATTTCTAATATGATTAAGTGTATGGAATCAGATGAAAATATTGCATGGATAGTTCCAAGCACTCCTAATGTCAGTAACTATCAAACTATAAATTCCAATTATACTGATATGGACAAAATGTATAAATTTGCTTCTGACAATAATGTAAGTAATAGCTATAGATGGGAGCAAAGACCAAGACTGTGTAATCCTATTGACCTTTGTAGAAGTAAAAGTTTTCTTTCTACAAATGGAATTTGTCTTGCAGGATATTTTCATTCAACTACTTTTTTTTCATTTCCAGATGATAAATTGTCACTTTTATTACGACGAAATGATTATAAAATGATATTAGCAAAAGATGTGTATTGTTATCATTTTGGAAGTATAACTATAAATGATGATATAGCTAAGTATAAAGATAAAAATGGGAATATAGGAGGACAAGCCTTTTTAAATGAAGGAAAACAAGAATTTTATAACGCTTTTGGAATTGATCCATGGGGCACTGGTTGTTGTTTTAATGAAGAGCTATTTAAGTATTTGCCATGTAATGATACTAAACATGTAGATGTTCTTGGTATAAATTGTGGTATTGGAAGTAATCCTTTAAAAGTAAAAGAAAGTATTAAAGAAATTGCACATAATTTAGATGTTACAATTTATAATATTACAGATGAAGAAAATTATATTGAAGACTTAAAAGGAATATCAAATGTAGCTGAGTATATAAATTCATGTGAGGATATAGATAGAATTTTTACTGGCAAGAAATTTAAATATATAATTTTTGAAAGTAAAATAGAAACGTATAAGGATCCATTACTAATTATTTCTGAATTAAAAAAGCGTCTAGTAGAAGATGGAATTATAGGTATTAAAACTTTAGATAAAAATTTACAAATAAATATTAAAAGTAACTTTTTAAATTCAATACAATCTGATGAATGGATTATTTTAAGGTAA
- a CDS encoding TylF/MycF/NovP-related O-methyltransferase, which produces MEKEKIINNLLKKFIGSKLIILFGAGSRGREVLKIIESEKIGKVDCFIDNKIDENYINNVPIYKVDRLNNLNLDQFIIIICTDDRNIYLQINKQLKNLELRENENFLSSKILRGELKSDKDNPYEDYILDSTYAPWLKDKEFIDCYNKISGNTLVDIYRCYEIWCLIEQSSKLSKGIFLEIGVWRGGTGVLIAQKARLVGINENIYLCDTFNGVVKASNIDKLYKGGEHCDTSEDYVNNLINEFKIKKVKILKGIFPEDTKYLIKEEYIRFCHIDVDVYESAKDVFNFVWDRVISGGIVVFDDFGFKTCNGIAKLIEEIKNKKDSLIIENLNGHAIVIKVI; this is translated from the coding sequence ATGGAAAAAGAGAAAATAATAAATAATTTGCTAAAAAAATTTATAGGCTCTAAATTGATTATTCTTTTTGGAGCTGGAAGTAGGGGGAGAGAAGTTCTTAAAATTATAGAAAGTGAAAAAATAGGGAAAGTTGATTGTTTTATAGATAATAAAATAGATGAAAATTATATTAATAATGTTCCAATATATAAAGTAGATAGGTTGAATAATTTAAATTTGGATCAATTTATAATTATTATTTGTACAGATGATAGAAATATATATTTACAGATAAATAAGCAATTAAAAAATTTGGAGTTACGTGAGAATGAAAATTTTCTAAGTAGTAAAATACTTAGAGGAGAACTAAAAAGTGATAAAGATAATCCATATGAAGATTATATTCTCGACTCTACATATGCACCATGGTTAAAAGATAAAGAATTTATTGATTGTTATAACAAAATAAGTGGAAATACATTAGTAGATATTTATCGTTGTTATGAAATTTGGTGTCTAATAGAACAATCAAGTAAATTAAGTAAAGGAATATTTTTAGAAATAGGTGTATGGAGAGGTGGAACAGGTGTATTAATAGCTCAAAAAGCTAGATTAGTTGGGATAAATGAAAATATATATTTATGTGATACATTTAATGGCGTTGTAAAGGCAAGCAATATAGATAAATTATATAAAGGTGGGGAACATTGCGATACTTCAGAAGATTATGTTAATAATTTAATAAATGAATTTAAAATTAAAAAAGTTAAAATATTAAAAGGAATATTTCCAGAGGATACTAAATATCTTATTAAAGAAGAATATATAAGATTTTGTCATATAGATGTAGACGTGTATGAATCAGCAAAAGATGTTTTTAATTTTGTTTGGGATAGAGTTATTAGTGGAGGAATAGTTGTTTTTGATGATTTTGGCTTTAAAACATGTAATGGAATCGCTAAATTAATAGAAGAAATAAAAAATAAAAAAGACAGTTTAATAATAGAAAATTTAAATGGTCATGCTATAGTAATAAAGGTTATTTAA
- a CDS encoding thiamine pyrophosphate-binding protein, with product MIKLSDYVFKFVEEKMVKHAFLLPGGGAMHLIDSIGKSKIEYICCGHEQAAAIAAESYGQHTNNIGVVLVTSGPGATNAITGVTAGWIDSTPMLVISGQAKRSDLVGKTGVRQMGSQEVQIIEMIKPITKYAVQVLEPMKIKYYLEKAYCEATTGRMGPVWLDIPVDVQAAMIDEEKLEGYYDKSSSEYKLDISKEIGETLELLKNSKKPLILAGNGIKLARAENNFYQLINKLQIPVLTTWKAIDMLDEKDPLYAGHPGIMGDRGANFILQSSDLLLILGSRLDTSITAFNHKNFGKSAQKVMVDIDKNEINKMQMNIDVKVVCNVKYFIDVLNENSSELINNLSNKEIKEKEKWLSYSRDIRAKYPLVTKEHNEVKDYVSAYCFIDELCKQLNCDDIIVPESSGGAGEITYQAFKIKKGQKMKNAAGLGSMGFGLPYSIGACLANNRRRTILINGDGAFQLNIQELETLKRLQLPIKIFIWNNNGYASIRAMQRNTFNGYYVASDEGSGLTMPSISKIASAYGIKTFRVKNNDEMKYILPQVLESEGTVLCELMVLPEETVSPRIKSIKLEDGNMISKPLEDMWPFMDEAEIKCNLKI from the coding sequence ATGATTAAATTATCAGACTATGTATTTAAATTTGTAGAAGAAAAAATGGTTAAACATGCATTTCTTTTGCCAGGTGGTGGAGCAATGCATTTAATTGATTCAATAGGAAAATCTAAAATAGAATATATATGTTGTGGACATGAACAAGCAGCAGCAATTGCAGCTGAAAGTTATGGACAACATACAAATAATATTGGTGTAGTATTAGTTACATCAGGACCAGGTGCTACTAATGCAATTACTGGGGTTACAGCTGGTTGGATTGATTCAACTCCTATGCTTGTAATATCTGGACAAGCAAAACGTTCTGATTTGGTTGGTAAAACTGGTGTTAGGCAAATGGGTTCGCAAGAGGTTCAAATAATTGAAATGATAAAACCTATTACAAAATATGCAGTGCAAGTATTAGAACCGATGAAAATCAAATATTATTTGGAAAAGGCATATTGTGAAGCAACAACTGGAAGAATGGGACCAGTATGGTTGGATATTCCTGTTGATGTTCAAGCTGCTATGATTGATGAAGAAAAGCTTGAAGGGTATTATGATAAAAGTTCTAGTGAATATAAATTGGATATTTCTAAAGAAATAGGAGAAACCTTAGAATTATTAAAAAATTCTAAGAAACCATTGATACTAGCTGGTAATGGAATTAAGCTTGCAAGAGCAGAAAATAATTTTTATCAGCTTATTAATAAATTACAGATACCGGTATTAACTACTTGGAAAGCAATAGATATGTTAGATGAAAAGGATCCATTATATGCAGGACATCCTGGAATAATGGGAGATAGAGGAGCTAACTTTATTCTTCAAAGCAGTGATTTATTACTTATTCTAGGAAGCAGGCTTGATACTAGTATTACAGCTTTTAATCATAAAAACTTTGGAAAAAGTGCACAAAAAGTTATGGTTGATATTGATAAAAATGAAATTAATAAAATGCAAATGAATATAGATGTTAAGGTGGTTTGTAATGTTAAATATTTTATTGATGTATTAAATGAAAATAGCAGTGAGTTAATTAATAATTTAAGTAATAAGGAAATAAAGGAAAAAGAAAAGTGGCTATCTTATAGCAGGGATATAAGAGCTAAATATCCTTTAGTTACAAAAGAACATAACGAGGTTAAAGATTATGTTAGTGCATACTGCTTTATTGATGAATTATGTAAACAATTAAATTGCGATGATATTATAGTTCCAGAAAGTTCAGGTGGAGCGGGAGAAATTACATATCAAGCATTTAAGATAAAAAAAGGTCAAAAAATGAAAAATGCAGCAGGTCTTGGATCAATGGGATTTGGGTTACCTTATTCTATAGGTGCATGTCTTGCAAATAATAGAAGAAGAACCATATTAATAAATGGTGATGGGGCATTTCAATTAAATATTCAAGAATTAGAGACTTTAAAAAGATTACAATTACCAATAAAAATATTTATATGGAATAACAATGGTTATGCCAGCATAAGGGCTATGCAGAGAAATACATTTAATGGATATTATGTAGCAAGTGATGAAGGAAGTGGCTTAACAATGCCTAGTATAAGCAAAATTGCAAGTGCCTATGGAATTAAAACATTTAGGGTTAAGAATAATGATGAGATGAAGTATATTTTACCGCAAGTATTAGAATCAGAAGGAACAGTATTGTGCGAATTGATGGTCTTACCAGAAGAAACAGTATCTCCTAGAATTAAATCTATTAAATTAGAGGATGGAAATATGATTTCTAAGCCTTTAGAGGACATGTGGCCGTTTATGGATGAGGCGGAAATTAAATGTAATTTGAAAATTTGA
- a CDS encoding FkbM family methyltransferase has product MNNIDIINIFKNYDEIKKIKKDVVIYGTGTLARDVYKFMINKGYDIKFFLNKSFNYINVVSDLGEIKKIDDNSITSYNKKNITVCIAAFTAYADIGRIIRELLDFGYENIITYAELIDLFDGEIKGKFYLNSRKEFLKYEEYIIKVYDLFKDKKSQELYKSIVKFRLSKNYNTLIQKDLLEEQYFAKDIENLYGLKEIRFIDCGAFDGDTIEQVYNNFDEVEAYVAFEPNLKNYKRLLRRIEKIQLNEVIKNFLAIPCAVYSSATQLRFNVDSDAGSTISNDGTEYVQCISIDEGIRNFNPTFIKMDIEGAEYEALLGTKSMIEKWKPNLAISLYHTPEDIYRIPLLLESWNLNYKYYLRMYGYSGYDLVLYAVR; this is encoded by the coding sequence ATGAATAATATAGATATAATAAATATATTCAAAAATTATGATGAAATAAAGAAAATAAAAAAAGATGTAGTGATTTATGGTACTGGAACACTAGCGCGAGATGTATATAAGTTTATGATTAACAAGGGATATGATATTAAATTTTTTTTAAATAAAAGTTTTAATTATATTAATGTAGTTAGTGACTTAGGAGAAATAAAAAAAATAGATGATAATAGCATAACTAGTTATAACAAAAAAAACATTACAGTATGTATTGCAGCTTTTACTGCATATGCAGATATAGGCAGAATAATAAGAGAGTTATTAGATTTTGGCTATGAGAATATAATTACATATGCAGAACTTATAGATTTATTTGATGGTGAAATAAAAGGAAAATTCTATTTAAATAGTAGAAAAGAGTTTTTAAAGTATGAGGAATATATTATAAAGGTATATGACTTATTTAAAGATAAAAAAAGTCAAGAGTTGTATAAATCTATTGTAAAATTTCGATTATCAAAAAATTATAATACTTTAATACAAAAGGATTTACTGGAGGAACAGTACTTTGCTAAGGATATTGAAAATTTGTATGGTTTAAAAGAAATAAGATTTATTGATTGTGGAGCATTTGATGGAGATACGATAGAACAAGTATATAATAATTTTGATGAAGTAGAAGCATATGTAGCTTTTGAACCAAATTTAAAAAATTATAAAAGATTATTAAGAAGAATAGAAAAAATTCAATTAAATGAAGTTATAAAAAATTTTCTTGCAATACCATGTGCAGTTTATTCAAGTGCAACTCAGCTAAGATTTAATGTAGATAGTGATGCTGGCAGTACTATTTCAAATGATGGAACTGAATATGTTCAATGCATATCCATAGATGAAGGTATTAGAAATTTTAATCCAACGTTTATAAAAATGGATATTGAAGGTGCGGAATATGAAGCTCTTTTAGGAACAAAAAGTATGATTGAGAAATGGAAACCAAATTTAGCTATAAGTTTATATCATACTCCAGAAGATATATATAGAATACCATTACTTTTAGAAAGTTGGAATTTGAATTATAAATATTATTTAAGAATGTATGGATATAGTGGATATGATTTAGTGCTATATGCAGTAAGATAA